In Magnolia sinica isolate HGM2019 chromosome 16, MsV1, whole genome shotgun sequence, the genomic window CATAGCTCCTGTCTCCACATGCATGCTCCTTGTCGTCCTCCTTGTCACCATTCTCAATacctcttcttctacttcttcttcctcatctctcACCACCATTGCTACCATTGCCTACAATGAAAACTCCTCAGACTCTGATTGGAGCAAGTTCGTCGGCGCTCTCCTCAACTCCCTTGTCTTCGTTGCCATCGTCACCGCCATCACTTTCCTTCTCGTCCTCCTCTTCTACTTCAGGTGTATCAGATTCCTCAAAATCTACATGGGTTTCTCTGCCCTTGTTGTCCTCGGCTTCATGGGTGGCGAGGTCGCTCTCCTCCTCATCAAGGACTTCCGCATCCCCATTGACTGCATCAGCTTCCTCATTGTCCTCCTCAATTTCACTGTCATGGGCGCCATCTCCGTCTTCACGTCGCGGGCCCCGATCCTGGTCAATCAGGGGTACTTGGTGGTGATCGGGATGCTCGTTGCTTACTGGTTCACACTGCTGCCCGAATGGACCACTTGGGTCCTGTTGGTTGCCATGGCTTTGTATGATTTGGCCGCTGTCTTGTTGCCAGGTGGGCCGCTGAAGCTCTTGGTCGAGCTTGCAATTTCTAGGGATGAGGATATACCGGCTTTGGTTTATGAGGCACGGCCCGTTACCGATTGTGGGTCGGCGCCAGCTTCAGCACCAGGTGCTGAGAGAAGGTTGTGGAGAGGAAGGAGGGATTCGGGTTCTTACTTGGGTGGTTCTTCTTCGAATTTGAATCCGAATTTGACTGTTGGCGATCTTCTCCAGAAGGACACTGCATTGGCTATTGCTGAAGAGGGACATGTTTTGGGTGGGCCAGCTGCTGAGTTATCGGCACCATTAATCAATCGGCGACTGGAAAGGCCGGATGCGCGGGGAGAAGAAGCGGCATTGGATGAAAGTGGGCAGTTTGAATTCGAAGGAATTGGGTTGGGCTCATCTGGTGCAATCAAGTTGGGGCTAGGGGATTTTATCTTTTATAGCGTGTTGGTCGGAAGGGCCGCAATGTATGATTTCATGACGGTCTATGCTTGTTATCTTGCTATTATAGCTGGCCTTGGTATCACTTTGATGCTTTTAGCTTTTTACAGGAAGGCATTGCCTGCTCTTCCTGTGTCTATTGCTCTAGGCGTCTTGTTTTACTTCTTGACTCGGATTTTTCTAGAATTGTTTGTTGTCCAAGTTTCAGTAAACTTGCTAATGTTTTAGATTAAAAAATTGAATTTATGGGAGTTTATGTTTATGAAAAAAATTATGCTTATCGACACCATTGATTGATTGGCGATTGGAAAGGTCAGATACGTGGAGAGAAGAAGCTATGTTGAGTGAAAATGTGCAGGTTGAAATTGAAGGAATTCGGTTGGGCTTGTCTGGCGTGATCAAATTGGGGTTCAGCAAATTTATCTTTTATAGATGGGCTTGGTATCTATTTGATTATCTTTTATGGATGGGCTTGGCATCTATTTGATGTTTTTAACATTTTAGAGGAAGGCATCCCCAGCTGTTCTTGTGTTTACGCTGGCTTTACTTCTTGACTCGGATCTTTTTAGAAGTGTTTGTTGTGCAATGTTCTGTAAATTTGCTGAATTTTTTATAACAAAAAATTGAATTTATGGGAATCTATGCTCCATAACAAATTCTCTTTGGTTTCCATTTCAGATCTCTATGCTTTATGGAATACCAGAGGTTGCTTCTTGGAATGCTGGATTGAGTTTATTGCTTTTGGAATTTTGTTCATCATTTGATTtactctatttctttttcttgcaTTCTTTGGCTGACCTTTGGGCATTTTGGTTGAAAACAAAGCAATGAAGACCTGATTGTAGAATAACCAGTTGTTGAAGAGGACAAATGGTGGGGCATTTCTTGTATTCTTGGAGAAGGAAGTTCTGTTTAAGATTTGCCAAGGGAGTGTAGATACCACTTTAAGCTGCGCCCTTGATCTgatggttctgatcatccaaTCTGGGTGAGGTTGGGCTGAGGTGCAAAGTAGATTCATGATGGGACTCCCCTACCCAATGGTCCATTGTGATCGCAGATGGACCCAGCTGGGCCACACACAGAATATGCACCATAGAGTAAGGAGAATTCTTACTGGGTTACAAAAAGCAGGAGTGGTTGGAGTGGAATTGACGACAAAATGTAGCAAATAAGCTATTTTTTGACATGAAGCATCTTGGACATGATGTTTTGGAGTTGGATTCATACAGTTGGTAGACTATTGGTGCAATTCTATGTGTTATCTTTGTATTGGAAAAGATGCTGTTGACGAGATTTCTGTTTTGATGGTTTCCGTCGTTTATACTTGTTCTCGTTTTTGGCAGGCAAGCAAGCTATAGCCAAGGAAATCAAGTTGTTTGAACTGAAGAGTGCCATATATCACAACCTTGTTGCTTCACCAGTGAATTGTTTGGCTTTTGGATAACTTCAGTTGCGGCTCAAAAGTGGAGTTGCCCTTGTTTTTTCATCAGCTTCCTCTTCCAGGTATCATTTTAACCGGCTTGGGTGAAATAAAAATTGCTAACTATAATCGATGAAAAGGAAACAGAAAAGTAAATATTGATAATTGTGAGGGTTGTTTGACTTGTTTCATATAGTATTTTAATTCAACTACTTCAAGTATTTGAAATAAAACTGATCTGAGTTCATTGAGAATGATATCTAAGGCATTGATTTTTGTTTCAACCATATGCACATGTTACTCTTGGAAGATTACTGTGATTAAGCTGAATTCTTCCTGCCCAAAATAAAATGAGCAAATGAGAAACTACAGTTGAGCTGTTATATTTTTCTATATATTACATCAGATGTGTTTATGTActtgattaaggatatgtatgaggggaGTGGTGGGAAGTGTGAGGACCACttgtggagagacaagtgagttcccaataaCTGTAGGCTTGCACCAGGGGTTGGCATTGAGCTGGttcctttttgcattggttatggacaagttaaCGAAGCATTTTCAGGATGTAATTCCATGGTAAATGTTGTTTggagatgacatagttttgattgacaagaggAGAGAGgttgtaaacacaaagctagatttatcgAGGGCTACTCTAGAATCTAAAGGATATAGAATTGGATTGAAACATAGtacatggagtgcaattttaataACAATTGGAGTGAAAACGCGGAATTACTTAAGATGCTAACGAAGAACAAGAagttcccaaaatgaccacttttgatactgggttaataattcatgagagtggagattgagaaggatgttggcCATGTCATTCAAGCCGGGTGGAAGGGATGGAGATGTGTCTCTTGCGTTTTATGTGGTTATTGTTTACCACTAAAATTGAAAGGGACATTTTATAGGTTATCTATAAGaatagccatgctttatggggcaGACTGTTGGGAAGTttaggaacaacatgttcatagaatGAGTGtaactgaaatgaggatgttgagatggatgagtggcaagacgaggaaggatagatTTAGAACTGAATACATTTGAGGGAACTTCGGAGTAGcactaataggtaataagatgagagaaAGTTGACTTACATGGTCTGGTCATGttcaacggagaccaagaacaaCGTTTGTTAGAAGAACCGAATTGGTAcgagttgaaggctttaaaagggcaaggggaaggcctaaaaggacatggatggaggtagtacgAAAAGACTTGGTGACCTATGGCTTAATTGAAggcatggcccttgatagagtggaatggtggagcaggattcatgtagccgaagtaattgggatgaggcttagataaCGATGACCAGTGACCACGATGATGATGTGTTTTTGTACTTTATGTATTGGAATTTTCTTCACGGAGGCATATAAAGTCTGTGCAAATTTATAATATCTATGATCATGGAAGCATATTGGCCTTTGTTATTTTCCTTCCCTTTGCATGAAAATCAAATGTTACATTTCTGTTGATGGAATTGATTCACTGTAGTACATAGTCATTGATCTCCACATGTGAACCCTTCAGCTCACAAGAAGGGTTGCAACATTCTGGTACGAAGTTCTTTATCTACTCAtttggggggggggagggaaATGGAATTGTTTTAACTTGTAAAATGATGCCTTCTATTTTTGTAATCACTTTCTTCGACCTTTTTatccataaacataaaaaaggcaACATTATGAACTATGATGGTTATGGAAGCAGGTCTTGGTAGAGAGAGTTTATAGGATTTCAATAACAAAATGAGGATCTTAGGTTTGTTGTTGCACAGAAGTTTGAGGACCACTTTTGACAACTATTAGGAAACGTAGTTAAAACCAGTCCCAATGCTATTATTAGTCTGCGAAAGCCATTAAACATTCATATGTTCAAAGTTGGCAAGGGACTAGAAATGGTGAAAATTTAGAACAACATAAAAAATGCCAAGATTTCTAAGCAAGTAGTAGGTGAGGCTAAACTTAATGCTCATGATGATCTTTAAGTAGTTAGGGATAGGAGGGTGAGAAAGATGCcttcaaaataacaaaaatgaggaAGGGTAGGGACCTAGCTCATGTTCGATGCATTAAGATCGATGACCAGAGGGTCCTAGTCAAGGACAATGAaatcaatgaaaggtggagaagctatttttGCAACTTGTTCAATGACAACTCTGAGAACATAAGGATAGAAGGAACCATGGACTCAAATGACGTTGGAGACCATAGATACTTTCATAACATTAAgaaatttgaagtgaaaaaagttATGAGATAGATGAAAATAAGAAAAGTCCCTTGGTTCAGATGGTATACTAATAGTATTTGAAAGTGCACGGATGttgggttattttggttgacaaagttgttcaacaagattgcAAGACCAAAGGACATGCCAGACGAGTGATGAAAAAGTACCGCGGTACCTACtcataagaataaaggagacatatAGAGTTGCATTAACTATCATGGGATTAAACGTATGAACCATACTATGAAACTTCAGAAGAGAGTGATTGTACAAAGACTAATGCGTTGGAAGAATTTATCATAAAATCGGTTTGGTTTCCTGTTGAGGAGGGCTAGCAAACTAGTactgaagctattttcctactttgACAAttaatggagaaatatagggtGAGGAGGATCTCTAAATCGTCCTTAATAATTTAGAGAAAACATATAATAGGGTTTATAAAGAGTTaatctggtgggtgttgggaaagtaaagagtttcaagaggatacattaacacaatgttgtcaaatcgcatacaGTCGCCTAAGCCATCGGCTTGCTGATTGCTTATGCCATCATGTAATCGCGCAAGTGATTGCTCAggctgatgtttttttttttttttttttaaattttaaattaaaaaaaaaacctatttcattgtCGATTGACTATTAGACTATTATAAGTTGAgttatactatataatataacaaaacattcaataagTTACACtaagagagaattaattattaaaaactacaaatatagaaattttattgataactTGAATCTTGACGAGTTGATGTATACATAATACAATACAAGTTACAAACAACTAAACTCACAAGTTACACCTTGAGAAGTATGCTATTGCATAGGGTGGATGGCATCGCAAAAGCCATCTCATACTTTTCGCATACAAAAGTATGCCATCACATACACTTCAGATCGCATATActatcatggcatatgcgatttcaGTGGCCcattatgcgatcacatatgacaacactgcATTGGCATGATTAAGGAAATGAAGAGGGagcggtaacaaatgtgaggaccactaatgGAGAGACAATTGAATTCCCATTAATATAGGCTTGCACCAGGTGTCGTCATTGAACTTTAtatttttgcattggttatggatgagttagTGTGAGAttgtaggaagagatcccatggtgtatgttgtttgcagatggcaTAGTTTTGATGGACAAGATGATGGAGGCCATATACATAGATCTATACTTATGGAAGGATGCTTTAGAATATAAATGATTTTAAATTAGTCGGCCTAAAACAAAGCATatgagtgcaattttagtaacaataggagtgaaacgaagaattagttaagattgttgacctaGAAgtatcccaaaatgaccacttttgatatcttgggtcGCTAAtcatgagtggagagattgagaaggatgtcaCCCATAGAATTTaagctaggtggaagaaatggagatgtctCTAGAGTTCTGTTTATTGACATCGATGACGTATACTAATCAAATTGTAGGGGAAATCTTATAGGAAAGATatgagaccagccatgcttttatGGGATAGAATTGCAGGCAGTTATGGAACAAATGTTCATTGGATTAGTGTGgcagaaatgaggatgttgagatggatgagtgacaagACCAAGAagaataaaattagaaatgaatgtatttaagtcaagggaacttaggagtaacaTCAATAGGTTATAAGACGAGGGAAAGCAGACTTGGATGATTTGGTCATGCGCAACAGAGACTAAGAACTTCGCCTATTAGGAGTGAGTTGtagcaagttgaaggctctaaaagggtgaGGGGAAGGCTCAAAAGGAGTGGGTGGAGtactaagaaaagacttgataagCTATCATCTAACTGAAAATTATGGTCCtttatagagtggaatggcagaacaagagTTGTGTATCCGACCCCAATTGGTTGGgagaaggcttagatgatgataaaaGTGGGAAATATGTGAAAACGGTTACGCTAATGTAGTTGATCTTCCGGTAAATGTCTACTTTATCGAAAATCAAAATCGTAGAGAAGAGAAAAGGTCGTTGTCGGTgggaagaaattttgaaaaaaggaCTATTCTATTTGGTATTACTTTTGGGGGTTTTCTCCGACCCTTATACACCTACATGTTACAAGGGCTTTTTTCTTTACCTAATTAATTGTCTGTTGGTTCATATTAGGTCTAGGACACTCAATTTTATGAAAGCTTGTTGTGTTCGAAACCTCAAAAGCTACATAATGACACTTCTAGTAGGAAAAGCCTTAAgccatcaattttctttttcttgcatTTTAGCACTATTTATGTACATTTTACACATTTCTTAGTGTATTTTAGTTATGAAGATACAATCTCTATATCTTATGCATTTGTAAAGTAGAATTTATATGACAACACTTGTTTCATCTGTATGCACGTGTCAGGATATTGCCTTTTGTAGGGTCCTCATGTCTGACGTTCCCATTTCCAACAATGACAGACTTGCTGGTTGTGATTGTGGTATGGGACATGGTATTCGTGGCTGTGGCCATGCGAATTCAACAGGTTGGTGGTCATCCTCTCTCATCATTGCCACCCATTAATCAACAAAGCAGTCCCTGGCTCACTCAATCTTGCTGACTAGTGGTTAGTGGCCTTTTTTTTCCTGCTACTTTTGACAATTTTGGAGCTGCCACTGAATTTGTGGTGAGTTGAACCAGTAACCACATAGCTACAATCTGCCACCTTAAAAAAAATCTctccaaaaaatggaaaaaaaagaaatctaccacctttttttttgaaagctaATTTGCCACCTTAAATTCAATATCAACTTCAAAGCAGGCTGCCCTTATTCATTCTCCTGACAGTCACTCTCTATCCAACCCATCCGACTTCCGATTTATCTTAGATGATAGACATGAGCTATTAATCACATCACAGATGATGTGGGGCACCTTTCTAATCTTGTTCCTCCTGTTA contains:
- the LOC131228956 gene encoding presenilin-like protein At2g29900; this encodes MAESQNPTISMAQSQNPTTIIESLGEEIIRIIAPVSTCMLLVVLLVTILNTSSSTSSSSSLTTIATIAYNENSSDSDWSKFVGALLNSLVFVAIVTAITFLLVLLFYFRCIRFLKIYMGFSALVVLGFMGGEVALLLIKDFRIPIDCISFLIVLLNFTVMGAISVFTSRAPILVNQGYLVVIGMLVAYWFTLLPEWTTWVLLVAMALYDLAAVLLPGGPLKLLVELAISRDEDIPALVYEARPVTDCGSAPASAPGAERRLWRGRRDSGSYLGGSSSNLNPNLTVGDLLQKDTALAIAEEGHVLGGPAAELSAPLINRRLERPDARGEEAALDESGQFEFEGIGLGSSGAIKLGLGDFIFYSVLVGRAAMYDFMTVYACYLAIIAGLGITLMLLAFYRKALPALPVSIALGVLFYFLTRIFLELFVVQVSVNLLMF